In Actinoplanes derwentensis, the following proteins share a genomic window:
- a CDS encoding FAD-dependent monooxygenase: MRTAVVVGAGTAGLAAAGALSRSGWRVTLLERSERIAAPPTAVVLWPNGLRALQSLDPDGGWTAIAAPMPDGGVRRPDGQWLVAPRTRTGTGPAPAAAHLEDVYDALVAGLGDVEVRTGFEATTVRTGLRSRPAVSDGHTTIEADLLVGADGIDSRVRAAVAPESVAIGSGFAAWQAVIPGFRVPDLDAGQCLGGETLGAGYRFVAIPLGEHAAGRGGVYWVATAAGAARPESAATQLTLLRRWFAGWHDPVGALLDATRPEDLVPQGVRELRPLPRAYGFAAGPGAVVLIGDAAHAMPHHLGQGACLAFEDAATLRSVMAEAEPGAALNAAAETYSRLRRPRTATVVRQNRRMSAVVQARGRLALRARDAALNHMRPRMLARSLDPSHDWTPPE; encoded by the coding sequence ATGCGGACGGCCGTGGTGGTGGGTGCCGGGACCGCGGGCCTCGCCGCGGCCGGAGCGCTGTCCCGGTCCGGCTGGCGGGTCACCCTGCTGGAACGGTCCGAACGGATCGCCGCCCCGCCGACCGCGGTGGTGCTGTGGCCCAACGGCCTGCGCGCTCTGCAGTCCCTGGATCCGGACGGCGGCTGGACGGCCATCGCGGCGCCGATGCCCGACGGTGGGGTCCGCCGCCCGGACGGCCAGTGGCTGGTCGCCCCGCGCACGCGCACCGGCACCGGCCCGGCCCCGGCGGCCGCCCATCTGGAGGACGTCTACGACGCGCTGGTCGCCGGCCTGGGTGACGTCGAGGTCCGCACCGGTTTCGAGGCCACCACCGTCCGGACCGGGTTGCGGTCCCGTCCCGCGGTCAGCGACGGGCACACCACCATCGAAGCGGACCTGCTGGTCGGCGCGGACGGCATCGACAGCCGGGTGCGGGCCGCGGTGGCCCCCGAATCGGTGGCGATCGGTTCCGGGTTCGCCGCCTGGCAGGCCGTGATCCCCGGCTTCCGGGTCCCGGACCTCGATGCCGGTCAGTGCCTGGGCGGTGAGACGCTCGGCGCCGGCTACCGGTTCGTGGCGATCCCGCTGGGTGAGCACGCGGCCGGCCGGGGTGGCGTCTACTGGGTGGCGACCGCGGCCGGTGCCGCTCGCCCCGAATCGGCGGCCACCCAGCTGACCCTGCTGCGGCGCTGGTTCGCGGGCTGGCACGATCCGGTCGGCGCGCTGCTGGACGCCACCCGCCCCGAGGACCTGGTCCCGCAAGGGGTCCGGGAGCTGCGGCCACTGCCGCGGGCCTACGGTTTCGCCGCCGGTCCCGGTGCGGTGGTGCTGATCGGTGACGCCGCCCACGCCATGCCGCATCACCTGGGCCAGGGCGCCTGCCTGGCGTTCGAGGATGCGGCGACGCTGCGATCGGTGATGGCCGAGGCCGAGCCCGGCGCGGCCCTGAACGCGGCGGCCGAGACCTACAGCCGGTTGCGGCGCCCGCGAACCGCCACGGTGGTCCGGCAGAACCGGCGGATGTCCGCGGTGGTCCAGGCTCGCGGCCGGCTGGCGCTGCGAGCCCGCGACGCGGCCCTGAACCACATGCGGCCCCGGATGCTGGCCCGCTCCCTTGACCCGTCCCACGACTGGACCCCGCCGGAATAA
- the lgt gene encoding prolipoprotein diacylglyceryl transferase, giving the protein MNIAAIPSPTESVWHVLGFPIRAYALCIILGMVAATLLVEQRLRHRGVAPWISLDIVVWAVPFGIIGARIYHLITSPQDYFGAGGDPIKAFYIWEGGLGIWGGVAGGALGAWIATRQIGLPFSVFADSLAPALPVAQAIGRFGNWFNNELYGKVTTLPWGLEVHEMDQANPGHATMIDGEPVTKPDLYHPTFAYEAIWNLGVALLVWLLDRKFKFGRGRAFALYVIGYTAGRVWIEMLRVDEANTFFGIRVNVFVSIVILLLATIYFVVVKGPRGYVVPVDAPDVAPAPEEAGDVSSVDVTATATAKNDTGQPIAYQLVDEERFLEYRRTGVLEPVPVGATAGATAGDVVTGDDEKS; this is encoded by the coding sequence GTGAACATCGCCGCCATCCCTAGTCCCACCGAGTCGGTGTGGCATGTGCTCGGGTTCCCGATCCGTGCTTACGCGCTCTGCATCATCCTCGGCATGGTCGCCGCGACGCTCCTGGTGGAGCAGCGCCTGCGCCACCGTGGGGTGGCGCCGTGGATCTCGCTGGACATCGTGGTGTGGGCGGTGCCGTTCGGCATCATCGGCGCCCGGATCTACCACCTGATCACCTCGCCGCAGGACTATTTCGGCGCCGGTGGCGACCCGATCAAGGCGTTCTACATCTGGGAGGGTGGCCTCGGCATCTGGGGCGGTGTCGCCGGTGGCGCGCTCGGCGCCTGGATCGCCACCCGTCAGATCGGCCTGCCGTTCAGTGTCTTCGCCGACTCGCTCGCCCCGGCCCTGCCGGTGGCGCAGGCGATCGGCCGGTTCGGCAACTGGTTCAACAACGAGCTGTACGGCAAGGTCACCACCCTGCCGTGGGGTCTCGAAGTGCACGAGATGGACCAGGCGAACCCGGGCCACGCCACCATGATCGACGGCGAGCCGGTGACGAAACCGGACCTCTACCACCCGACGTTCGCGTACGAGGCGATCTGGAACCTCGGTGTCGCCCTGCTGGTGTGGCTGCTGGACCGTAAGTTCAAGTTCGGCCGCGGCCGGGCCTTCGCGCTGTACGTGATCGGTTACACCGCCGGCCGCGTGTGGATCGAGATGCTGCGCGTCGACGAAGCGAACACGTTCTTCGGCATCCGGGTCAACGTGTTCGTGTCCATCGTCATCCTCCTGCTGGCCACGATCTACTTCGTCGTCGTGAAGGGCCCCCGCGGTTACGTGGTGCCGGTCGACGCCCCCGACGTGGCCCCCGCGCCGGAGGAGGCCGGCGACGTCTCCTCGGTCGACGTGACCGCGACCGCGACCGCGAAGAACGACACCGGGCAGCCGATCGCCTACCAGTTGGTCGACGAGGAACGCTTCCTGGAATATCGGCGGACCGGTGTGCTGGAGCCGGTCCCCGTCGGTGCCACCGCGGGCGCCACTGCCGGTGACGTCGTCACCGGCGACGACGAGAAGAGCTGA
- the trpA gene encoding tryptophan synthase subunit alpha — translation MSIAETFAKAKAENRSVLVGCMPAGFPTVDHSIEQMIAMHEAGCDVIEVELPYSDPVMDGPVIQKASDIALANGVRTRDTLKIIDAVSSAGATVVLMTYWNPIEKYGVDAFARDLAAAGATGLITPDLIPDEAAEWIAASDAHQIDRTFLVAPSSTDERIAMTVANCRGFVYATALMGVTGARKTVSSQAPELVQRIRAAAPELPVGVGLGVGNGKQAAEVAAFADGVIVGSALIRCVLEAPDRAAGLANLRALSAELADGVRNR, via the coding sequence GTGAGCATCGCCGAGACGTTCGCGAAGGCGAAGGCGGAGAACCGGTCGGTGCTGGTCGGCTGTATGCCGGCCGGGTTCCCGACGGTCGACCACAGCATCGAGCAGATGATCGCGATGCACGAGGCCGGCTGCGACGTGATCGAGGTCGAGCTGCCGTACTCCGACCCGGTCATGGACGGCCCGGTGATCCAGAAGGCGAGTGACATCGCCCTGGCGAACGGGGTCCGCACCCGGGACACCCTGAAGATCATCGACGCGGTGTCGTCGGCCGGTGCCACGGTCGTGCTGATGACGTACTGGAACCCGATCGAGAAGTACGGTGTCGACGCGTTCGCCCGTGACCTGGCCGCGGCCGGGGCCACCGGGCTGATCACGCCGGACCTGATCCCGGACGAGGCGGCCGAGTGGATCGCCGCCTCCGACGCGCACCAGATCGACCGGACGTTCCTGGTCGCACCCTCGTCGACCGACGAGCGGATCGCGATGACCGTGGCGAACTGCCGCGGTTTCGTCTACGCGACCGCGCTGATGGGCGTCACCGGTGCCCGCAAGACGGTCTCCTCGCAGGCCCCCGAACTGGTGCAGCGCATCCGGGCGGCCGCCCCGGAGCTACCGGTCGGGGTGGGCCTGGGTGTCGGCAACGGTAAGCAGGCCGCCGAGGTGGCCGCGTTCGCCGACGGGGTGATCGTCGGCAGTGCCCTGATCCGCTGCGTGCTGGAGGCCCCGGACCGGGCCGCCGGACTGGCGAACCTGCGGGCCCTGAGTGCCGAATTGGCCGACGGAGTCCGGAACCGCTGA